The nucleotide window CATCTGGCCCGTGGAGAGGAAGTTAAGGAGGAAGGATGTTTACTGGGGTTCAAAGCTTGCGCTAATCGAGATGGCTCACTCTGGAACATCAACGTTCGTAGATATGTACTTCCACATGGAGGAAATCGCAAAAGCGACTGAGGAGGTAGGTCTAAGGGCTTATCTTGGCTATGGGATGGTGGATTTGGACGACGAAGAAAAGAGAAAGATCGAGATGAGGGAAACTGAGAAGCTTTATGAATTCATAAAGAAGTTGGACTCCTCTAAGGTTAACTTCATTTTGGCACCTCACGCCCCTTATACCTGCTCCTTTGATTGCTTAAGATGGGTGAGCGAAAAATCTAGGGAGTGGAATTCCCTCGTAACAATTCACTTAGCCGAAACTCAGGATGAAATTAAGATCATAAGAGAAAAGTACGGAAAGTCTCCAGTAGATGTTCTCGAAGACGTTGGATTGCTAAACGAGAAACTAATAGCGGCTCATGGCATATGGCTGAGTGATGAGGATATTCGGAAGATATCCTCTGCAGGCGCAACTATAGCGCACTGTCCCGCCAGCAACATGAAGCTTGGAAGCGGAGTCTTTCCAATGAAAAAGGCTTTAGAGAATAACGTAAATGTCGCTTTAGGAACGGATGGAGCGGCGAGCAATAATACACTCGACATTTTAAGGGAGATGAGGCTAGCATCTCTTCTACAGAAGGTTATCCATAGGGATCCTTCAATAGTTAAGTCCGAGGATATCTTCAGGATGGCCACCCTCAATGGGGCCAAGGCCTTGGGGCTCAAGGCAGGTGTAATTGCCGAAGGATATTTAGCGGATATAGCCGTAATTGACCTTAGAAAGGCTCACTTATTACCAGTAAACTCTCCACTGGCAAGCATCATTTTCAGCGCAAGGGGAGGGGACGTTGACACCCTTATAGTTGGAGGAGAAATCGTGATGCTCGATAGCGAGTTACTAACGGTTGATGAAGAAAAAGTTATAGATAAGTTTTTGGAGGTTAGTGTTGCATGATTCCGTTTTTTAAGGAGGTTCTAATGGGGATCCCGTTTCTGGTGATTTACGTTGTCCTATTTTATCACTATCACATCTCTAGGAATTCGTCTTATTTGATGTACTTCTCCCTGGCGTTCCTATCATTGGGAGTGGGAATTATGGTGGAGGATGCCTACCTGGCTGGATTAGCCTTTTTCTCCTCATTCTTCTGGATAGGCGTGATTCAATTTCTCAGGAGGTTGGGCGGTTTTAAGGGTTTAAACTTAAAATACCTCCTATATGTGGCCCCCACATCATTAGCCAGTTATATGTTCTTTTTAGACAGATCTGAAGTAATAACGTTGGTGATAGTTTCGTTAATGCTAACTCTCCTTGCGATTATGCTAGCATTCAAGAAGGTGAAGCTTACCTCTGTATTCTTGGTGCTCCTTGTGCTCGTATCTGTTTTTGGGTATTACTCAGATTTAGCCAAGTATCTCTTTGTAATCATCGCAACAACCCTTGGCTACTTCCTTATAGTCGAGACTAAGATAGACCTTAGGAAAACAATACTAAGCCCACCGAGCACAGGTGAGGAGCTAAAGTTAAAACCGGGTGTTATATTCGCTGAGACAATTCCTGAAGATATTCTAAAAGTCGCCTTGGTCTTTTCAAGAAAGCCTGGCAAAGGCGAGAGGTGGTTCTGGGTTACGAAGCTTAAATCATCCGATGTTAATACAATAGAGCCCACGAATCTTCCAAAAATCTTAAGCTTGGCGGTTGATTACCTAAAGAAGAAAGGCGTCGTGGTTATTGATTGCTTGGATTATCTAATCCTTGAAAATGGATTTGAATCTGTGATAAAGTTTATGGCCCACCTTAGGGATTATGCTGTTATGCATGGCTCGAGCGTTATAATCCTGGGCCCCCTTGAAGGGTTATCGGATAAGGAGAAGGTGATGCTGAAGAGGGCCTTGGGTGAGGAAGATGTTTAGAGTTGTTCATGGGGATATAACGAGGTTTAAAGCGGAGGCAATTGTGAATGCCGCAAATAAGTACCTAGAACACGGAGGAGGAGTTGCATATGCAATTGCAAAGGCTGCCAGCGGAGATGTTTCGGAGTACATAAGGATAAGCAAGGAGGAGATGAGAAAGCAAATAGGTAGGGACTGGATTGAGCATGGGGAAGTCGTCGTAACCCCGCCCTTGAACCTCGCCAAAAACGGTGTTAAGTACGTGATACACACTGTTGGACCCTACTGTGGAGGAAAGTGGGACGAGGATAAGAGGAAAAAGTTAGAGCTGGCAATACTCGGAGCGTTGAAGAAAGCGGATGAGCTTGGGGTAAGGAGCATTGCGTTTCCAGCGATAAGTGCCGGCATATATGGATGTCCACTTGAGGAAGTCGTTAAGACGTTTAAGCTCGTCGTTAATGAATTTCTAAAATCTGCGAAAAACGTTACTGATGTTTATCTCGTTTTGTACTCTGAAAGGGATTATGAAGTTGCATTGAAAGTCCTTGAGAGGGATGAATTATGAAGGTCGATAATTCAGTCAAGGAGAGGATACTAAGGAGACTTCCAGAAAACATCTCTAAGCTTGCGGATTTGGCATATAACTATTGGTGGAGCTGGGACACAAAGGCAATGAAGCTGTGGCAGAGGATAGACGAGGAGCATTGGAGGGAATACAAGAATCCAGTTAAGCTATTGCTAGAGGTCCCCGAGTCTAGACTGAGGCAATTGTCCAGGGATGATAGTTTCTTAGACCTGTACGAGCTCGTTATAGAGAGATTCGAGAACTACATGAGAGCAACGACGACTTGGATGACTATGAACTATCCGAGGTGGGATAAACCAATAGTCTACCTCTGTATGGAGTACGGAATAGGGAAAAGCTTGCCAATTTATTCTGGAGGATTGGGCATACTGGCTGGAGATCACTTGAAGACGGCGAGCGATTTGGGATTACCCCTAATTGCCATAGGTCTCCTCTA belongs to Pyrococcus abyssi GE5 and includes:
- a CDS encoding amidohydrolase family protein translates to MLLRGGLVLYGRDYKLTRADVLIEGDKIVEVKRNINKPADEVLDVSKSLVIPSFINAHTHSPMVILRGLAEDVPLMEWLQEYIWPVERKLRRKDVYWGSKLALIEMAHSGTSTFVDMYFHMEEIAKATEEVGLRAYLGYGMVDLDDEEKRKIEMRETEKLYEFIKKLDSSKVNFILAPHAPYTCSFDCLRWVSEKSREWNSLVTIHLAETQDEIKIIREKYGKSPVDVLEDVGLLNEKLIAAHGIWLSDEDIRKISSAGATIAHCPASNMKLGSGVFPMKKALENNVNVALGTDGAASNNTLDILREMRLASLLQKVIHRDPSIVKSEDIFRMATLNGAKALGLKAGVIAEGYLADIAVIDLRKAHLLPVNSPLASIIFSARGGDVDTLIVGGEIVMLDSELLTVDEEKVIDKFLEVSVA
- a CDS encoding DUF835 domain-containing protein; this translates as MIPFFKEVLMGIPFLVIYVVLFYHYHISRNSSYLMYFSLAFLSLGVGIMVEDAYLAGLAFFSSFFWIGVIQFLRRLGGFKGLNLKYLLYVAPTSLASYMFFLDRSEVITLVIVSLMLTLLAIMLAFKKVKLTSVFLVLLVLVSVFGYYSDLAKYLFVIIATTLGYFLIVETKIDLRKTILSPPSTGEELKLKPGVIFAETIPEDILKVALVFSRKPGKGERWFWVTKLKSSDVNTIEPTNLPKILSLAVDYLKKKGVVVIDCLDYLILENGFESVIKFMAHLRDYAVMHGSSVIILGPLEGLSDKEKVMLKRALGEEDV
- a CDS encoding [protein ADP-ribosylglutamate] hydrolase, encoding MFRVVHGDITRFKAEAIVNAANKYLEHGGGVAYAIAKAASGDVSEYIRISKEEMRKQIGRDWIEHGEVVVTPPLNLAKNGVKYVIHTVGPYCGGKWDEDKRKKLELAILGALKKADELGVRSIAFPAISAGIYGCPLEEVVKTFKLVVNEFLKSAKNVTDVYLVLYSERDYEVALKVLERDEL